One Dokdonia sp. Dokd-P16 genomic window carries:
- the rimO gene encoding 30S ribosomal protein S12 methylthiotransferase RimO: MRTKSLKKNKINVVTLGCSKNVYDSEVLMGQLKANEMDVAHEEEGNIVVINTCGFIDNAKEESVNTILEYVKQKEEGEVDKVFVTGCLSERYKPDLQKEIPDVDQYFGTTELPGLLKALGADYKHELIGERITTTPKNYAYLKIAEGCDRPCSFCAIPLMRGKHKSKSIEHLVIEAKKLAANGVTELILIAQDLTYYGLDLYKKRNLAELLENLVQVEGIEWIRLHYAFPSGFPVDVLDVMKREPKVCNYIDIPLQHIADHILKSMRRGTTMEKTNALLDRFRESVPGMTIRTTLIVGYPGETEEDFQLMKQWVKDQRFERLGCFTYSHEENTHAFNLEDDVPEEVKMDRANQIMEIQSQISWELNQQKIGKEFKIVVDRKEGNFFIGRTEFDSPDVDNEVLVDATKFYLKTGDYAMVTITEAEDFDLYAEPLVALERPQALHAKRATKK; this comes from the coding sequence ATGCGTACAAAATCATTAAAAAAGAATAAGATAAACGTAGTAACTCTAGGTTGCTCAAAAAACGTTTATGACAGTGAGGTCTTAATGGGCCAGCTCAAAGCAAATGAGATGGATGTTGCCCACGAGGAAGAAGGTAATATCGTCGTGATTAATACTTGTGGTTTTATAGACAACGCAAAAGAGGAGTCTGTAAACACTATTCTTGAGTATGTAAAGCAAAAGGAAGAAGGAGAAGTAGATAAAGTTTTTGTAACGGGATGTTTATCTGAGCGTTATAAGCCGGATCTTCAAAAGGAAATCCCAGATGTAGATCAGTATTTTGGAACAACAGAATTACCTGGATTACTTAAAGCACTTGGGGCAGATTATAAACATGAACTTATAGGGGAGCGTATCACAACTACTCCAAAAAACTATGCATACTTAAAAATAGCCGAAGGCTGTGACCGTCCTTGTTCTTTCTGTGCGATCCCTTTAATGAGAGGAAAGCATAAATCAAAATCAATAGAACACTTAGTTATTGAAGCAAAAAAACTTGCTGCAAATGGAGTAACGGAGTTAATCCTTATTGCGCAAGATCTTACATATTACGGTCTTGATTTATACAAAAAACGTAACCTTGCAGAGCTTCTTGAAAACCTTGTTCAGGTAGAAGGAATTGAGTGGATTCGTTTGCATTATGCATTTCCTTCTGGATTCCCGGTAGATGTACTTGATGTGATGAAACGCGAGCCTAAAGTGTGTAATTATATAGATATTCCACTGCAGCATATTGCAGATCATATTTTGAAGTCCATGCGTCGTGGTACTACGATGGAGAAAACAAATGCGTTGTTAGACCGCTTTCGCGAAAGCGTACCAGGAATGACCATAAGAACTACGCTTATTGTTGGCTATCCTGGAGAAACAGAAGAAGATTTCCAACTCATGAAGCAATGGGTGAAAGATCAACGTTTTGAGCGTTTAGGTTGTTTTACATATTCTCATGAAGAAAATACACACGCATTTAACTTAGAGGACGATGTACCTGAAGAAGTAAAAATGGATCGTGCCAATCAGATTATGGAGATCCAATCACAAATCTCTTGGGAACTTAACCAACAGAAGATAGGGAAGGAGTTTAAAATTGTTGTAGATCGTAAAGAAGGAAACTTCTTTATAGGTCGTACAGAGTTTGACTCACCAGACGTAGATAATGAGGTGCTAGTAGATGCAACAAAATTCTACTTAAAGACTGGAGACTACGCAATGGTAACTATCACAGAGGCCGAAGATTTTGACCTTTATGCAGAACCACTTGTAGCTTTAGAGCGTCCACAAGCGCTGCATGCAAAGCGCGCCACTAAAAAGTAA
- a CDS encoding amidase family protein → MKYLYTLALATALFSCKNEAPTTAVDTTPRYVWEAYNDSLDIAKTQELENSRMHLKLVNAKGLDKNDIWKNLNGEINTLSRKRISEISPLILEQDIPTIQGHIKNGDFSYEELTLFYLNRIARFESNNNLALNGVIALNKEAVKEARALDNKDKSTIDEYSVYGMPILLKDNIGAVGMPTTAGSVALTDNNAGDAFITKRLKEEKAIILGKANLSEWAYFLCTGCPVGYSAVGGQTINPYGRLQFESGGSSSGSGVSVAANYAVAAIGSETSGSILSPSSQNNLVGLKPTIGLLSRSGIVPISSHLDTPGPMTKNVVDNAIVLQALTGKDAADSYSYSSSGNYVQAVKEGKLEGKYLGVIKGYLQDSTYAAAIDKLKQTKAILVEVDMERINMPGFLSILNIDMKNDLPAYYDAEVALSVKNRNIEELIVFNNQDSLARIPYGQQLFEGIVADSTTAVELKTIKESLMEVTQAYFQEALSKHPEAGGQLDAILSINNYDAGYAAAAHYPALTIPMGFTAQGEPKGITIITPSKQEEVIYNIAVGVESTLKARTLPEGYQE, encoded by the coding sequence ATGAAATACCTTTATACACTCGCGCTCGCAACGGCGCTTTTTTCTTGTAAAAACGAAGCTCCTACTACTGCGGTAGACACAACTCCAAGATATGTGTGGGAAGCTTATAACGACTCTCTAGATATTGCAAAAACGCAAGAACTAGAAAATAGCAGAATGCACCTCAAGCTTGTAAATGCAAAGGGGCTCGATAAAAATGATATTTGGAAAAATCTTAATGGGGAGATAAATACGCTTTCGCGAAAGCGTATCTCAGAAATTTCTCCGCTTATCTTAGAGCAGGATATTCCAACCATTCAAGGGCATATTAAAAATGGCGATTTCTCATACGAGGAACTGACGCTATTTTATTTAAACCGTATTGCCCGTTTTGAAAGTAATAATAATTTAGCGCTTAACGGAGTCATCGCTCTCAATAAAGAAGCGGTGAAGGAAGCGAGAGCACTTGATAATAAAGATAAATCTACCATAGATGAATACTCTGTGTACGGGATGCCTATCCTATTAAAGGACAACATTGGTGCAGTGGGAATGCCTACAACTGCAGGATCTGTTGCGCTTACAGATAATAATGCAGGAGATGCATTTATCACAAAAAGACTCAAGGAAGAAAAAGCAATTATATTAGGTAAAGCTAACTTAAGCGAGTGGGCTTACTTTTTATGTACAGGTTGTCCAGTAGGTTATAGTGCCGTAGGTGGTCAAACTATCAATCCGTACGGTCGTTTACAATTTGAGTCGGGAGGATCAAGTTCTGGATCTGGAGTAAGCGTAGCAGCAAATTATGCAGTGGCCGCTATAGGGTCAGAAACGAGCGGTTCTATATTATCACCTTCTAGTCAAAATAACCTTGTTGGACTCAAACCTACCATAGGTCTTTTAAGTCGTAGTGGGATTGTACCTATCTCTAGTCACCTTGACACACCTGGTCCTATGACAAAGAATGTAGTAGATAATGCGATTGTACTACAAGCGCTCACAGGTAAAGATGCTGCAGATTCTTATAGTTATTCATCTAGTGGTAATTATGTACAAGCTGTTAAAGAAGGGAAACTTGAAGGAAAATATCTTGGTGTTATAAAGGGATACTTGCAAGACAGTACGTATGCGGCTGCCATTGATAAATTAAAGCAAACCAAAGCCATACTCGTTGAGGTGGATATGGAGCGTATCAATATGCCAGGTTTTCTGTCTATCTTAAATATAGATATGAAAAATGATCTACCAGCCTACTATGATGCAGAGGTTGCGCTTTCAGTAAAAAATAGAAATATAGAGGAGCTTATTGTTTTTAATAATCAAGATAGTCTTGCGCGTATTCCTTATGGACAACAATTGTTTGAAGGTATTGTAGCAGATAGCACAACCGCCGTAGAACTTAAAACAATTAAAGAAAGCCTTATGGAGGTTACTCAAGCATATTTTCAAGAAGCTTTGAGCAAGCACCCTGAAGCTGGTGGTCAACTAGACGCCATACTCTCCATAAATAATTATGATGCTGGCTATGCCGCAGCGGCACACTATCCAGCACTTACAATACCTATGGGCTTCACAGCACAAGGCGAGCCTAAGGGAATTACCATTATCACTCCATCTAAGCAGGAAGAAGTGATTTACAATATTGCAGTAGGAGTAGAGAGTACACTTAAAGCTAGAACATTACCAGAAGGATATCAGGAGTAA
- the ftsY gene encoding signal recognition particle-docking protein FtsY codes for MSFFKKIFSKEKKETLDKGLEKTKTSFFDKMSKAVAGKSKVDDDVLDNLEEVLVTSDVGVKTTLKVITRIEERVSRDKYVGTDELNQILREEIAGLLSETNVGNATEFEIPKGNKPHVIMVVGVNGVGKTTTIGKLAYQFKKQGLNVVLGAADTFRAAAIDQLQVWADRVDVPIVKQQMGSDPASVAFDALESGVNQNADVIIIDTAGRLHNKVNLMNELTKVKRVMQKVVVDAPHDVLLVLDGSTGQNAFEQAKQFTAATEVTSLAVTKLDGTAKGGVVIGISDQFQIPVKYIGVGEDIEDLQVFNKVEFVDSFFK; via the coding sequence ATGAGTTTTTTCAAAAAAATATTTAGTAAAGAAAAAAAAGAAACCCTTGATAAAGGGTTAGAGAAAACAAAGACGAGCTTCTTTGATAAGATGAGTAAGGCAGTTGCTGGAAAATCTAAGGTAGATGACGATGTTCTAGATAATCTTGAAGAAGTACTTGTAACGAGTGATGTGGGTGTAAAAACTACGCTCAAAGTAATTACTCGTATTGAAGAGCGTGTGTCACGTGATAAGTATGTAGGTACAGATGAGCTTAACCAGATTTTACGTGAGGAAATCGCTGGCTTACTAAGCGAGACTAACGTAGGAAACGCTACAGAATTTGAAATCCCTAAAGGAAACAAGCCACACGTAATTATGGTGGTAGGTGTAAACGGAGTAGGAAAAACAACAACGATAGGTAAACTTGCATACCAATTTAAAAAGCAAGGACTTAACGTAGTCCTAGGAGCTGCAGATACGTTTAGAGCAGCTGCTATAGATCAATTGCAAGTGTGGGCAGATAGAGTAGATGTTCCTATTGTAAAACAACAGATGGGTAGTGATCCAGCCTCTGTAGCGTTTGACGCGCTAGAGAGTGGTGTAAATCAAAATGCAGATGTCATAATCATAGATACTGCTGGAAGATTACATAATAAGGTAAACTTAATGAACGAGCTCACTAAGGTTAAGCGCGTGATGCAAAAAGTAGTGGTAGACGCCCCTCACGATGTACTTCTTGTACTTGACGGATCTACAGGTCAAAACGCTTTTGAACAAGCAAAACAATTTACAGCAGCTACAGAGGTGACTTCGCTTGCTGTGACAAAACTTGATGGAACTGCCAAAGGTGGTGTAGTGATAGGAATTTCTGATCAGTTTCAAATCCCTGTAAAATACATCGGAGTGGGAGAAGATATAGAAGATTTACAAGTGTTCAATAAAGTGGAGTTTGTAGATAGCTTCTTTAAATAA
- a CDS encoding UDP-N-acetylmuramate--L-alanine ligase, with amino-acid sequence MNIHFIAIGGAAMHNLALALHHKGETVTGSDDTIFDPSKSRLEKYGLLPEAFGWFPEKITADLDAVILGMHAKKDNPELLKAQELGLNIYSYPEYLYERAKNKTRVVIGGSHGKTTITSMILHVMHYWDKEVDYMVGAQLEGFDTMVRMTDDADFMVLEGDEYLSSPIDRRPKFHLYKPNIALLSGIAWDHINVFPTFDNYVEQFQIFVDSMTNGGAMIYNTEDENVVKVVESATAHIKKYPYKTPAYSIEDGETLLETPDGPMPIEVFGKHNLNNLAGAKWICQHMGVVEEDFYEAIATFSGASKRLEKIAETNDTVIYKDFAHSPSKVSATTTAVKEQYPDRTLVACLELHTYSSLNPEFLSEYKGALDSADVAVVFYSPHAVEIKKLEPVTAQQIATAFERDDLIIYTDPADFKKFLFEQELKNKAVLLMSSGNYGGLDFEEVKGLV; translated from the coding sequence ATGAATATCCATTTTATTGCAATAGGTGGCGCAGCAATGCACAATCTAGCACTCGCATTACATCATAAAGGAGAAACGGTAACAGGTAGTGATGACACGATCTTTGACCCATCAAAATCCCGACTTGAAAAGTATGGATTGCTTCCTGAAGCATTTGGATGGTTTCCAGAAAAAATTACAGCAGATCTTGATGCTGTGATTTTAGGCATGCATGCAAAAAAAGATAACCCTGAGCTTTTAAAAGCACAAGAGTTAGGACTAAACATATATTCATATCCTGAGTACTTATATGAACGTGCCAAAAACAAAACACGTGTTGTTATAGGCGGTTCTCACGGTAAGACTACTATTACTTCTATGATCTTGCATGTCATGCATTATTGGGATAAAGAGGTAGATTATATGGTGGGAGCGCAACTAGAAGGCTTTGACACCATGGTGCGCATGACAGACGATGCAGATTTTATGGTCCTAGAAGGTGATGAGTATCTGAGTAGCCCCATAGATCGCAGACCGAAATTTCACTTATACAAACCCAACATTGCTTTACTAAGCGGTATAGCATGGGATCATATTAACGTATTCCCTACGTTTGACAACTATGTGGAGCAATTTCAGATTTTTGTAGATTCCATGACCAATGGTGGTGCAATGATTTACAACACAGAAGATGAAAATGTCGTAAAAGTGGTAGAAAGTGCCACTGCACACATTAAAAAATATCCATACAAAACTCCGGCATACAGCATTGAAGATGGAGAGACTTTACTAGAAACTCCAGATGGGCCAATGCCTATAGAAGTTTTTGGGAAACACAATCTTAATAACCTTGCAGGAGCCAAGTGGATTTGCCAGCACATGGGTGTGGTAGAAGAAGACTTTTATGAAGCCATCGCTACATTCTCAGGAGCTAGCAAGCGCCTAGAAAAAATTGCAGAAACTAATGACACTGTCATCTATAAAGATTTTGCACATAGCCCATCAAAAGTAAGTGCTACAACAACGGCTGTAAAAGAGCAGTATCCAGACCGCACACTTGTAGCTTGTCTAGAATTACACACCTACAGCAGTCTTAATCCAGAATTTCTAAGCGAATATAAAGGTGCACTAGACAGCGCAGATGTTGCTGTGGTATTTTACTCTCCACACGCTGTCGAAATCAAAAAACTAGAACCTGTCACGGCTCAACAAATCGCAACTGCCTTTGAACGCGATGATCTCATCATCTACACAGATCCAGCGGATTTCAAAAAGTTTCTTTTCGAACAAGAGCTAAAAAATAAAGCAGTATTACTGATGAGTAGCGGTAATTATGGTGGTTTAGATTTTGAGGAGGTTAAGGGGTTGGTGTAA
- the gyrB gene encoding DNA topoisomerase (ATP-hydrolyzing) subunit B, whose translation MSDDAKKKEYSADSIQALEGMEHVRMRPSMYIGDVGVRGLHHLVYEVVDNSIDEAMGGYCDAIDVTINENNSITTRDNGRGIPVGLHKKEGVSALQVVMTKIGAGGKFDKDSYKVSGGLHGVGVSCVNALSNHLRATVYKEGKIWEQEYERGKAMYPVKVIGDTDFTGTEVTFLPDDSIFQQTTEYSYDTLASRLRELAYLNKGITITLTDKRVKNEKGEHETETFHSKEGLSEFVRFLDGNRTPIIGEVISMEGEKNGIPVEVAMIYNDSYAENLHSYVNNINTHEGGTHLAGFRRGLTGSLKKFADASGMLDKLKFDIAGDDFREGLTAIISVKVSEPQFEGQTKTKLGNREVTSAVSQAVAEMIEIYMEENPNDAKIIVQKVILAAQARHAAKKAREMVQRKTVMSIGGLPGKLSDCSETDPTLCEVFLVEGDSAGGTAKQGRDREFQAILPLRGKILNVEKAMSHKVFENEEIKNIFTALGVTIGTEEDSKALNLSKLRYHKVVIMCDADVDGSHISTLILTFFFRYMKELVENGYVYIATPPLYLVKKGQKKQYAWNDKERDAIADSMGTQGVSIQRYKGLGEMNAEQLWDTTMNPEFRTLRQVAIDNGTEADRIFSMLMGDEVPPRREFIEKNAIYANIDV comes from the coding sequence ATGAGCGACGACGCTAAGAAGAAAGAGTACTCGGCAGACAGTATTCAGGCCCTTGAGGGAATGGAGCACGTACGTATGCGTCCATCGATGTACATCGGTGATGTGGGTGTAAGAGGATTACACCACTTAGTATATGAGGTTGTAGATAACTCTATTGATGAGGCTATGGGTGGCTATTGTGACGCCATAGATGTTACTATAAATGAAAATAATTCTATCACGACTAGAGATAACGGTCGTGGAATCCCTGTAGGGCTTCATAAAAAAGAAGGTGTCTCTGCCCTTCAGGTTGTAATGACCAAAATAGGTGCTGGAGGAAAATTTGATAAAGATTCATATAAAGTTTCTGGAGGTCTTCACGGTGTTGGGGTGTCATGTGTAAACGCACTATCTAACCACTTAAGAGCTACCGTTTACAAAGAAGGTAAAATCTGGGAGCAAGAGTATGAGCGCGGTAAAGCGATGTATCCTGTAAAAGTTATAGGTGATACAGATTTTACAGGTACAGAAGTTACATTCTTGCCTGATGACAGTATCTTCCAGCAAACTACAGAATATAGCTATGACACACTAGCATCTCGTCTACGTGAGCTAGCGTACCTTAATAAAGGAATTACTATTACGCTTACTGATAAGCGAGTTAAGAATGAGAAAGGAGAGCATGAAACAGAGACTTTCCACAGTAAAGAAGGTCTTTCTGAATTTGTACGTTTTCTAGACGGTAACCGCACTCCTATTATAGGCGAGGTAATCTCAATGGAAGGTGAGAAAAATGGAATCCCTGTAGAAGTAGCCATGATTTATAATGATAGCTATGCTGAGAACTTACACTCTTATGTAAATAATATTAATACACACGAAGGAGGAACGCACCTTGCTGGTTTCCGTCGTGGTCTTACAGGATCTCTAAAAAAGTTTGCAGATGCATCTGGTATGCTAGACAAGCTTAAGTTTGATATTGCTGGTGATGATTTCCGCGAGGGACTTACTGCAATTATTTCTGTAAAAGTAAGTGAGCCACAATTTGAAGGGCAAACTAAAACAAAACTAGGTAACCGTGAGGTTACCTCTGCAGTATCTCAGGCCGTTGCCGAAATGATTGAGATCTACATGGAAGAAAATCCGAATGATGCCAAAATCATCGTTCAGAAAGTAATTCTAGCTGCACAAGCACGTCACGCCGCAAAGAAAGCACGTGAGATGGTACAACGTAAGACAGTAATGAGTATAGGTGGTCTCCCTGGGAAATTATCTGACTGCTCTGAAACCGATCCTACGCTTTGCGAAGTATTCCTCGTCGAGGGAGACTCTGCAGGTGGTACTGCAAAACAAGGACGTGATCGTGAGTTTCAAGCTATCTTACCACTACGTGGTAAAATCTTGAACGTTGAAAAGGCGATGTCTCATAAAGTTTTTGAAAACGAAGAAATCAAAAACATCTTTACAGCACTAGGAGTAACCATTGGCACTGAAGAAGATAGCAAAGCGCTTAACTTATCAAAACTACGTTATCACAAAGTAGTCATCATGTGTGATGCCGATGTAGATGGTAGTCACATTTCTACCCTGATACTTACTTTCTTCTTCCGCTATATGAAGGAGCTTGTAGAAAATGGTTATGTATACATTGCCACTCCTCCACTTTACCTAGTAAAGAAAGGTCAGAAAAAGCAATATGCTTGGAATGATAAAGAGCGTGATGCCATTGCAGATTCTATGGGTACTCAAGGAGTATCTATACAACGTTATAAAGGTCTTGGAGAGATGAATGCAGAGCAACTATGGGATACAACAATGAATCCTGAGTTCCGCACATTACGTCAAGTTGCCATAGATAATGGTACAGAAGCAGATAGAATATTCTCTATGCTTATGGGTGATGAGGTGCCACCTCGCCGTGAGTTTATTGAGAAGAACGCTATTTATGCAAACATAGACGTTTAA
- the mdh gene encoding malate dehydrogenase, translating to MKVTVVGAGAVGASCAEYIAIKDFASEVVLVDIKEGFAEGKAMDLMQTASLNGFDTKITGTTGDYSKTAGSDIAVITSGIPRKPGMTREELIGINAGIVKTVAASLVKESPNVILIVVSNPMDTMTYLAHKVTGLPKNRIIGMGGALDSARFKYRLAEALEAPISDVDGMVIGGHSDKGMVPLTRLATRNSVPVSEFISEERLTQVKEDTKVGGATLTKLLGTSAWYAPGAAVSGLVQAIACDQKKIFPCSVLLDGEYGLSDLCIGVPVVLGRNGIEKIVEINLSDAEKAHLAESAEGVKATNGLLDA from the coding sequence ATGAAAGTTACTGTAGTCGGTGCTGGAGCCGTAGGAGCCAGTTGTGCAGAATACATTGCAATCAAAGATTTTGCAAGTGAAGTTGTCTTAGTAGATATTAAAGAAGGTTTTGCCGAAGGTAAAGCAATGGACTTAATGCAAACTGCTTCGTTAAACGGGTTTGATACAAAAATCACAGGTACTACTGGTGATTATTCAAAAACTGCTGGTAGTGATATCGCAGTAATTACTTCTGGAATTCCTCGTAAACCAGGAATGACTCGTGAAGAACTTATCGGGATTAATGCAGGTATTGTAAAAACAGTTGCCGCTAGCCTTGTAAAAGAATCACCTAATGTTATTCTTATCGTTGTTTCTAATCCTATGGATACAATGACTTACCTAGCTCATAAAGTAACCGGACTTCCTAAAAACCGTATTATTGGTATGGGTGGAGCACTAGACAGCGCTCGTTTTAAGTACCGTCTTGCCGAAGCTCTTGAAGCTCCTATCTCAGATGTAGATGGAATGGTAATAGGTGGGCACTCAGATAAAGGAATGGTACCTCTTACACGTCTTGCAACTCGCAACAGTGTACCTGTATCAGAATTTATTTCTGAAGAAAGACTTACACAAGTAAAAGAAGATACTAAAGTAGGTGGAGCAACGCTTACTAAACTACTAGGAACTTCTGCTTGGTATGCACCAGGAGCAGCAGTATCTGGACTTGTACAAGCAATTGCTTGTGACCAAAAGAAAATTTTCCCTTGTTCTGTACTTCTTGATGGAGAATACGGTCTTTCTGATCTTTGTATCGGAGTACCTGTAGTATTAGGAAGAAATGGAATTGAAAAAATAGTTGAAATCAACCTTAGTGATGCAGAAAAAGCGCATCTAGCAGAAAGTGCTGAAGGTGTTAAAGCAACAAATGGTTTACTTGACGCTTAA